In Hemibagrus wyckioides isolate EC202008001 linkage group LG16, SWU_Hwy_1.0, whole genome shotgun sequence, the sequence CCACTCGTTTCCTGtttcttttaatattaaacGGATGTGCAGATAAGTTAAACCTAATCATGCATTCTGATTGTATTAAAAATCATAGTATAAAGAATATACTTAATACTACATGGAAAAGTATTGACAGATGTTATGATATTCTACTTAAGGCAAAGCAACACTCTGAGCATCTGCCCCAGTCTAGTCGTAATGATGCTTCATCATCTTCTGCCTGGACATTGAATACTCGTGTCCAGCGAGTGTTTTGGCGATGTGCCGTATAAATGTTATGTTTGCTactgaattttaaaataaagttctATTTacaatccattttttttaagcttGTTTGACATGCTTTTCGGACTGTCctgtaaaatataacaaaatgtgCTAAAGTTAAGGatttaagaatattttaatGTACTCAGACTAATCATTAAGAAGTGTGAAAagcctgtctgtttttttcctcctctatttttttgtcttgtctGCTGTCACGAAGTAACCGCCTGCTATTATATTACTACATGCTTGGTGTACCTAAGAGTACCTCAGTGATAGTCAACAGTCTTTGATGTTAAGACTCTGTTTCAGTTGACccacagttctctctctctctctctctctctcactgaaagCATGAAAAGGTCCTTTTACGGTTCAGCGCTGAAGATGATTCATCTAAGTTTAGCTccgtatgttttttttttctctctaccgCATCACAGTTCATCACAAAATGATGTCTGCTCTATGTAGGACGAGATGGAAATAGCTAAATTATGGTGTCATTTGACATAAAAGAGTATTTTTGTGTACATCAAATTTAGCATGCTTACTAATAAATTGGCTCTGAGAGGTCTGTGGGATGTGACAGAACCTCTTCACCGCTGGAGCAGATCCAAAGAGCTGTGCAGGCTCAACTCTGACAAGTTGTCATGGTGATGACAAATACTGATGAGTTGTTATGTCAGCTCCTCTGTCATAGAAATCATGCCACAGTTACAGAATCCCATGGCGGTTGATGCAAGAACACTGTCATGATCAAATGTTGTCTCTGGGAAACTGAactcttcttttctttgttaCTGATGTGGTACCATTAAGGGCACGTTGGTTTTTATACATCTAGTATGGACATTTAGCCTCCAGCGACAGGATCCTGTGCTGTAATTGCTGcagcccaggttcgattcccaggcagggcgctaacccaacCTCTGAAGAGTTAACTCCTCAGTGTCGgccccaagcccagataaaatttggagggttgcgtcaggaagggcatccggtgtaaaacctgtgccaaaatcaaaacatgcggactaaatgatctgctgtggcgaccccgaacagcGAGTAACTGAAACAACATCTGGTATGGTCATTTgacctttttaaaaataatatacagtaaGATTGACCTTCACTCCAAAGCTTTATTTTAAAACCTAAttaaatctacactacacaaacctTTCCAGGTAAAGATACATAAGTGGACTAAGATGGCACCACCCCAGCAAGTGAAGTAAGGTACCCTTatttaaaaagtgttttataTGACCACTTGGGACTTTGGGTTTGCTATTACATTGTGGTTATTTGTCAgttttagtattattattaatagagtTAACAATTGCTTATGCTTTTGCATTCCTCTTGGAATTCCCTTCAGATCGCTCCTATACATCATATATACCAGGGTGCAAGAGATATCCTGTGATGATCTGGCATCCTGTTCACACACTATTATAAACTCTGGATTTACTCAGTATAATTTGGCTTCTGAAGGTgaaaacatatatacactaccagtcaaaagtttggacacaccttctaattcaatgtttgtttagggatttattttctacattctagaacaatcctggagatttcaaaactatgaaataacacacatggacttcagtaatccatatgtaatgacaacaaaaaaacagtcagttgttattttaagacacgaaggtcaggtgttctggaatagttcttgcaagaacagtattgtcaagtgcatttgcaaaacccatcaagccccatgatgaaactggctcacatgaagaccatcccagtaaagcaagaccaaaactgacctctgctgcagaggagaagttcatttagagttaccagcctcagaaatcaccaattaacagcacctcagattagaggcgttatgaaggctttacagagcatcagtagcagacatatctcaatatccactgttcaaaggacattattgtggattttggccgccttcagcattgaaagaaataaacatcaggaaagaccatggaattagaaggtgtgtccaaacttttgactggtagtgtaaatgtttaatttCTTACGTATGGCTGATTTATATGACTTACACATGTTAACATCACTTTATATTCCTTTAAAACAAAACCCGACTTTCTCAGTGCTTCAGATGAGTTGAGGTTAGTATAAGTGCAGGCTGATGTAAGGGGTGATTATAGAGGCTGATTAAATAAGCTATGTAAGATTTTCAGGGGGAAATTATAGGGACAATTTAATTTCTGCAATGTAAAGAAACAGCTGAAATGTTAGTAAAAGATGAATTGTTTATTAAGCTACAAGAACAGAAGcattacatacatttacatttagaagTCAGAAAGTCAAATGACAAACAGCGACGAAATAACTGCTTACTTATACTTTAAATGAGTAATGAAGTCGTCTTCTAACTATGATCGCATGAAAACCTTTACTCCCATCAGGACCATAAGGCAGGCGTAGGACTCCGGGAGGCGCCGCCTCTCCATTTAGTAGCCTTTTTTCACTCGTCTGACAGTGTCTGTTTTGGTTGGTGCACAACTTGCGTTTCTCTCGCAGTTCTGGACTTGTTTCTGGACTGCCCCAGACTTCTGAGGCTAAGAGTGGAGAAATGCGAGGGCCTGGAAGGGGTGCACGGACACATCTAGGGCTGGAACGTGGGCTGTTTAAGGGGCTGCTACACACCTGGCCGGAGAAAACGCGAGGGATGCTTAGAGGCGATGAACAAGCGAACTCGGATTCTGAGGAGCTGCATGCTGAGGAGTCTTCACCACAAGTCTGAAGCTGTAACATGCGCTGGTTCAGGATGGAGATCCCCTTCCCGTTACTTCTGTCCTCCAAACCCACATCCACAGCTTTCTTTTTGGAAGCTTTCCCCACCAGGAGTACTCTCATGTTACCTTCAGACTGTGAGAGTTGGTGGTAAGCACGTCCAGCTCCTTCCAGATCTTCATATTCCACTAATACGCTCTCCTTAGTGAACAGCTCTGGGTATCTGTAGCTGTATTTCTGAAGCTCGGGAAGAAGCTCTCTGCCAGGTCTGTTGACCCGAGCCATGGTGATGGTGCCAAATGGCTCCAGAATTGCAATAGCAGTTTCCATGGTGCTCTTGCGAGGTGTTGATGGGTCATGTGCCATGTCCTCGGTCAGATTTGATTCTGTGACGTTCCAGACCAGCAGCAGTCTGCTTGGTACCTGAAAGAGGACAGACTCGGGCACCGGTTCTATTCTGCGCACTTTATTTCCCTCTTCGTTCACCTCTAGTTTTACAGAATGGCGGAGGGCGTAGGCTGTAACCCGCCAGTCTTTTGTGAGCTGCTTCATCTggaatcaaaatgaaaatatgtaCTTGTCTAGCTAGATAAACCAAGAAATCATGCTATGACCAACCAAGTTGGAACTTTATAATGCTTTTACAGAAAAGCACAAGCTTACCTTTTTAAAAGAGGTCAGCAACTTGATATTGACGTAACCCATCTTATTTCTTCGGACATGCTTTAAAAGGAAAGCATCCTTGGCCAGATTCTCATCAGAGAGATAATACTCAATCTGAGAGACCATCTTTTGTAGCAGATCAGCATCCGGAGGTATCCAGACGTCAAGGTCTAAATCTTCATCGTTTTCATTCGACACAGAGAAATATCTGAGGAGGGCAAAAGGAACAGGGTGTACtgttaaaaacaaatgtttcacAAGCAAAAAGAATTAAGCAGAAAACAGCAAGAGAGCTTACTTTTCATTGCTAATGCTGTCCATTTTCTCTTCAGCTTTGGTGTTTCAGTGCAGTTGGCAGCAGTTCTCTTCAAATGTGTGTGTCAGCGCGAAAATGTTTAATAACAGCCCTCAGAGCCTGAGTGGTCTTGTCTGCCCTCGATACTCTTCTTCACTGTTATAAATCTGCTGAAAACACCCACACGGCTAGATCTGTCATGCAGAATCTAACCAATCAATAGCGTTGACGAGAACAATGCTGTAAAGTGGTATTACCATTTGAGGACACTTccacacactgacatcacaagAGGAGCCAAAAAAAAGTTACATAAACATCTTGTGCCGAAAATAGATGTATTATGAGACTGTACTATCGTAAGGATCTATTCGTGATTTGAGTTGAAAATTAGCTCTCACCACATGAGAGTTTATATACTTCACTCTCATGTggtgttatttttcatttcatatgaCTTAATTCAATATTATGAGTAATCGATGTTCTCGGAAACCATATAAAGTTAAATGGATTCATCAAGACAAATCATTTCAATGGTCAAAATCAAAGAAAAATAGCCCTAGGACTAGGGCTAGTTATGAAGGTCAtcttaatttttcatttcatttcattgtctgtaccgcttatttcattgtctgtactgatctatactcgggtcatggggagcctgtgccatctcaggcgtcatcgggcatcaaggcaggatacaccctggacggagtggtCATCTTAATGTATACGACTAATTAAACTAATACGAGTGAAATTGTATTGATCTGCaagatatttttgttgtttgtttcaaaTCACATGCTTAGATATGTTTCTATGTACACAACTGTCTAGGTCGTTCACAATAAGACATATGTACAACAATCAGCCatgacattaaaaccactgacggTTTTGTGCTACAATGGCAGCTGTCCATGTGTGGttgcccatttctcctgctttcaacacatcaacttcaagactgttcacttgctgcctaatatatcccaccccttgacatGTGCCACTGTAATAATACAATGAATTTTATTCACTTAACCTGTCACTTGGTTTCATGTTATGGCTAATTGGTTTTAGAAAATGATTAGGTTCGTTGTTTGTTGAACATCTGATACATCCTCTATGGGGACTTTAAGAGCTGGATTTTTAGAGCcagaaaaggggcttgctctgTCAGCGCCACGTATTgacctggtattgcagtacttccaggcttggtgcaccattttgcggggcagtggtggttcatgtggttaaggtgctgggttgttgattggaggatcagggttcaagccctagccaCAGCACCACTAAGGTCCACTGTTGGACAATTGAGCAATGCTACACTGGATCAGGAGTAATTCAGGCCAGTTTTGTTCATCATAACAATGGATCAAGGAtgagataaaagaaagaaaataagggTATGTTTAAGTACTTAGTTTTTTAACTCTAAAAGttgtctaaaacacactaacCCCATCATAGAGGGTTATTCTgggctcaagtgattaag encodes:
- the LOC131366742 gene encoding la-related protein 6-like is translated as MDSISNEKYFSVSNENDEDLDLDVWIPPDADLLQKMVSQIEYYLSDENLAKDAFLLKHVRRNKMGYVNIKLLTSFKKMKQLTKDWRVTAYALRHSVKLEVNEEGNKVRRIEPVPESVLFQVPSRLLLVWNVTESNLTEDMAHDPSTPRKSTMETAIAILEPFGTITMARVNRPGRELLPELQKYSYRYPELFTKESVLVEYEDLEGAGRAYHQLSQSEGNMRVLLVGKASKKKAVDVGLEDRSNGKGISILNQRMLQLQTCGEDSSACSSSESEFACSSPLSIPRVFSGQVCSSPLNSPRSSPRCVRAPLPGPRISPLLASEVWGSPETSPELREKRKLCTNQNRHCQTSEKRLLNGEAAPPGVLRLPYGPDGSKGFHAIIVRRRLHYSFKV